The genomic interval cgaacatttattatgatatgtaaaggtcaacccgacgcaAACAACGCGCAAACTTTgttgaaacacgtaagttttaaacttccacatttcatccgcttcaacacgattattcttgctcaaggtcatttcaaggtcaaaaggtggtatccactaaattcagctttttattgtctatcatgctatcgcaaaaaaatatactattccatttaaaaaaacatcggtgatcttgaaatttcattaaaaaacacgacataaaaaatttttttcttcaccattaaaatggccccctgcaatagtgtcactttgtcctctgacgttttctgataggactgtaaatacgaaagatatttaggtgttcccatttatgtgggacaccctgtacataccaTTCTTTTTActacattaaataattaattcattGTACATACacacagtattttttaatatctattCTTTATATGAAAGAACAAAGGAGGAAAACTATTTAGAGCGTAATTAAAATCGAattgttttttgaaaataatattctctacGAGAGATTGAGAACCGTTTGTTGGTAGTTACCAGTAGTTACATACATACTGGATGCATACGGGTACTACTCTGGTACATAGTTTGTGCTCGTGGGATACTCACGGTTTTACAAGGTTAGGTTAGATGCTATGCTACACGGCCAGCACACAACATAACGTGTTTGGGTGTGGTTAATACCGTGGGATCTCTACGGGATCGTTAGATTCGAAGCGTCCGTTTGTCGTACGCTCTATTCTGCGTCGTGATCTCCATCGTTCGCTGAACGATTCTTCACGATGAAGAAGAGAAGCTTGTCCGGCAATATAGGAGTCGGTGTTTATACCGTTGCTTTCGTCTGCGTTTGCGTCGCATTCGGCACACCAGCATGGTTAGTGAGTGATCATCGAATCACTGGCGCGAAACTCGACAAATTGGGTCTTTGGACCCATTGTTTTCGGTCCCTGCCGAATCCTCAGGAAATGGATGCGCCCAGACGTTTCTTCGTCGGTTGCAGATGGGTCTACGATCCATTCACCGCAGGATACTCTGACATTCGTGGTTTTCTGCTACCTCGTAAGTTTCTTTTCTATCTTTATCTTGTAGTTCGATTGTGAATTCTatgtattttgtaatttttaattgctTTCATTACAGCATTTATGATAGCAACACAGTTTTTCTTTACTGTGTGTTTCCAGCTGAGTTTGATATCGTTGGTGTTGATATTGTTGTTCACTTTATGCTGCGATCCTGAGCAAAAAAGATACATACAACTTATTTTCACCATCGGATGCTTATTGCTGGTTGGCGGTATAAGCGGTGGACTGGCAGTGATTATATTTGCCTGCCTTGGAAATACAGAAGGTTGGATGCCTGGACAGGCTAACAATTTCTTTGGCTGGTCCTTTGTAATAGCAGCTGTGGGTAGCATACTGACTATAATAGCAGGTGTACTTTTTCTTGTCGAGGCGACCGTACAACGTAAAAAGAGGGAGTACTTGAAAGAATCTCAAACGAGATTCGAGCTCGAGTCTCGTACATGAGCAGGGAATTTTTCTGGTAAAAGACTCGCACGACACTTTAGTAccaaaatattgtaatattattcCGTCCATACTAGCATGTTTTCAATAGTACGTAGAACTATACAATAGATGTTAAGGTAGAATTGCTGCTACTTTCAGTACAAAGTATATGATATGACGCAAGATTTGTATTTTTGTACGATGTTTTATACATGCAGGATATGTAGAAGTGTTGCATTTTCTACAGAGGGGTATTCTCACTTTGTtactgttttctttcttttttttgttgttgtgcATTAACATTTCTGGCAGTTAATAGTACagtgaagaaaaagaagagtaaTACTTTTCTTTGTACAGAAAATGCTTGACATGGAGGAGAATAATCTCGTACGTAATCGATAAACGGTATTCTgtttttctcttatttttttatacatagcATAGATTGTTGAATTCTGAACTATTTTATAGCGCGAACGTTCACTGCCATTGGTgaatttatatataataaatttgcTAAGACATCCGTCCTTAGGTAGGTAcagaattattataatgttgTTCTATGTAATTCAAATGGAGCATATAACTTTTTGTATCATATTTTTACTTCAATAAAGACGTAATTAAATGTACAAAGAAATTTGTTGTTTTTTATATTACATTGTCCTCGATTTTTGGCCAATTTGAACAGAAACAATTTCATAGCTCCCGGATTATGCTTGTCAGATGAAAACCTACAGGCTACAGGCAGTCGCTTTATCGACCTCCATTAATTTTTTTGGTTGGCAACAGTGCAATGGCAAGAGGTGTGGCAGTGTGGTCAGGTCGAACTTAGTTCTCCCGTAAGTTTATAAACAAAGAGTTTGTTAACTCTGGTCAGTTCCGAATTGTTCTACCAACAAACTCGAATAATCGACAATGTCTGTCGATAAACAAGAATATCACCGCGCGTCAAGTAAGCAGCATTGAGTCGTTCATTTTTAATAGCCGTTTTGTTTAAAAGGAAGCATCCTTAACCTCAACTAACTGTTGCGTATGTTATTTTAGACGCGGTAGTATTTGGTGGACTGGTCACGTATATCGCTGGTCTATTATTGGTAATGGCATTTACAAGGTAATCGTCTTTTCGAAATGGAAATCATTTATGTATCGAATTGCTTGTCCAATCGTTATAAATACTTAACCGAATTGCTTTCAGTCCCTACTGGATCGAATCGTATCGAGAAACGTTCAGCAGTTTCAAGCACATGGGATTATGGGAATATTGCTTCAAAGAATTCCGATATCCGTACTATCAATTCGACAAACAGTTTGACGGATGCCACCACATTTTCTCGGAGGAATATTATGTAATCCGAGAGTGGCTACTGCCAGTGTGGCTTTTGGTAGTGCAAACATTTGTCACCGTTGCCCTTTTACTTTCGTTCTCTGCGCAAGTTATGATCGCGTTAATATTAGTGCGTTGGCCATTGAAGTTCGTATTGAATAACGAATGGGTGCTCTCCGCATCTGCTTTTTtgtgctgcgcgggtgcaggtAAATATCCCACTTTCGACTAAACTTCATGTTTAGCGCATTATGATTATAATTGTTTGGCACGAGACTTATGTTGACAACCTCGAATGTTTCAGGTACTCTACTGTTTCTGGCGGTGTCGATATTCGGTGGACAATGCTGGCGCAGGGACTGGTTAATGTACCCGAATTTTAATCATTTGTCCTGGTCGTACGCGTTAGCCGTCGTCTCTTTTATGTTTCATTGGTTGGCCGCGTTTTTCTTGTACCTGGACGCCAAAGCCGGTCAGAGTATGCGCAGACAATCTCGCAATTTGGTGATGCAGATGCAACCTAATACACAGTCGCATCAAGGGTTGCATAGAGGTGGATACATATAATCGAATCTCCGAATCGTAGAGCCCATAAAGTATACACGTATACGAGTTTTGCACAACTCGAGCGAACCACAATACCAGATCTGCTTTCAGAATTCAGAGCTTTTACACGATATTAGCGTACCAATCGATTACGCGGGTGTATTTTACTATTTAACTCCGTCCATTTTTTAAGAGATTTATGTAGCTAGAGTAAGGAAACCGTTTATACATACTTATATATATTATAGTTTTGTACATTCAATTAGAATGAAAAAGTGTTTAGCGCAACATTGTTATAGAGACGAatgaatttcgaaaaaaatctGTGCGTTCACCGTTGCGAGGTATCTCTGTTATCTGTTAACCGTTCTGCAGCGTATAGTTCTTCAACATTTGCGAGTTTGTTAACATATCAAGACCGTCGGATATCGTATTGTCTCTGCCGTGTATTTAGAAGATACTGTCAACGAGAGACGAGAATAACATTCGTACAAACAAAACTAAGAAGAATTCTTATCACTGACCTGGAATTTTCGAGTCCGTGGCTAGATCCAGAATGTATTTGAGAGTGTTCAGCGGTAGATTACCATCGAGAACGATGAAGCTGGCGTTCTCCACGTGCGCACGATGTTTCTTCACTACGTCGGGACCGATGCTGGCGAAGATGTCCATTTCACCGATTCCGAAATGGCACTCGCCTTTGCAGTCGATTATCACGGTACATCTTGAAttagaaaattgaagaaatgtATGTGTCGGCAAAAGAGAGCGTTCGTGGCAAAGATAGGGGGTGCATCTGGTTCGTTCGGAGTACGGAAAAAGTATTGCTAACGAAAATCGGTGACAAATGGTCTCGAGCGGTTGTCCGCGAGGTCAACGGTTATCCCGCGTCGCTCGGTAGCCAATAGCCAATAGCCATTAACGTCAACGATGGGTTTTTACTGTCCCTGGGCTCACCACCGCGGAAGAGTCCTTTCTCTTGAACCTCGAGCCGTAAATGAACCTTGAATCCCCAGAGCACCCCGACTGCCTCTTTTAATCTCTAATGGTTTATTCGTGGATCTCCGCGGGTTTTTTTCGAGAGCTGCGGACATAACTCGTGCCTTTGCGAATCATTCGTTTCTGCGGTAACCGTTGGGTCCTAGATACGGGATCCTAACGACGTCTATATAAATAGGGTAAGATAGATGAAATCCTGAAATCCTTATCCTATTGGTATTCTAATCTTGTCGAAAGAATTCGAAATGAGCTACCTAAGGTTGGCGTATGATCGCAGGTAAATCGTTAAACCGTAAACCGCCAACGAAGGTTTGTTGCCGGGAGATCTACACATACCTAGCCGTGGTCATGTTCGACAACTGTTCGACGGTCCAGCCCCCATCTCCGAGACTTTTAATTATAGCTTCGCCAGGCTGGTCGTTGCCAACGACGGATATTAACCGCGTGGCGTTCAGACCAAGGTTGATCAAGGCGTTGGCGATATTTCGTCCGACCCCGCCGCAACATTCTCGGCTTCTACCGGCATGCGTTCTACCGTCGTCCTGAAAGAATACGTCGATTATTGATCGGGGATATGGAAAAGATGCGCCACTCCAATCACGCGCGACCAACACTGTCGTTTTTCCGATCGATGCGTTCGCCCGAAACGGTAAGCGATTTTCGATTGATTGATAGTTCGCGTTTCAACGTCTGGCTCGCGGTGAGAGGACTTTTTAAATTTGCGCGCGCCACACGGAAACGGCTAGTTATTTTTAAGATAATAATCGATCAGACTTCTCTGCCTCTCCGTCCCCACCCCTTCTCCATCCCTTTCCATGgtctattctcttttcttttttccacaTCAATGCTGCAGTTACAGCGTTACCGGTTATTTCCGGTTGTATAACCCGCCGTCCAACTTGAACCCTAAGGTTTTCGATTATTTTCGACCGTGGATAGGAATTATAAAATCGTCGTGGTCGTGGTTCGTTCTCCGTTACGTATATATCTGTAACACGTGCCGCCTCGAGGACATCACGTTCGAAGGATTAATTTCCCACCCCAGGCAACCCCCGTTTCAACCGACCGCCCCTCCCGTTGTTCAACGCCGAGAATAAATACACGGGGAAAGCGTGAATTTTTCAAGCAGTCCAACGGGCAACGATTCAATTATCAGAGAAACATTTCCCCCGAAGCTACTCGCAGAGTCATTCAGCAAAAGCCTGCCATTCGGTTGGAGGCGGCGGGGAGAGGAGAGCAACCCCTTTATCGCGCAAACTCCCTTTCTTCCCCCGTGTTTCTTGCTTTTTCATTTCCCTCGTCCGCACCGCTCCCGCTCCCTTCAACCAATTCCGTGtcatttttcttcctcgaatcgctcttcctcttcgtcctcgtcgttACTCCCCTCGCCCACGACGATACTCTCCCCGCCCTGCAACCCCTCGTTCGTCCTACTCCGAGTTTCTCGACGATTTTAAACGTACTTTCATTTTTCCTCCCACGATCTTATCTTCGTGAAACGATCCCCGCCGAGTCTCGTGACTTCTCCTAAAGGTAACATTCACCCCCTCTCGGCTCTCTCGGATCTTCGTTCTTGTCTTGTCTCGAATGAGCTTTCTCGCCCGTTCTACCCCGTCACGTACAACTTTCTCTTTCCGCATGTGCGTTTCCGTTTCTCGAAGTGTCGTCGTTTCAACGATTCCTTCTTGCTCCTCGAtggtctctttctctccttccttttcttcttcctttCTCGCTTCTCCAACCCGGACTCTGTTCCTACCATCCTCGAGCCTCTAAACCGACTgcgccgtctctctttctctctctctctctcagttcTAAGCGACagatctccctctctcttccatCCCGATCCAACAACGAGCTTCCCTAAGGGTCCATTCATACTTGCCGGGGCCGGATGGTTTCACGCACGGACTATAGGTCCGTGTTGCCGATAATCTGTGGCAGATCGGAtgccttcgttccggccattggactgttcccaccggccgccgttgaGCTCGACTCCGCCaaaagcggctgatcattaccagatggccttaacgagaccgcgttgacagttccctgctgtgcgtggcacaaaagaaaaaaaaaaaaaggtttctcggggctctctACAGCTCCTCAGGTAAACTATCTGtaagtaaactgttcgggagttaggcagcgaacccccgctgtgtgcgggtcttagctttcgttgcgagcatctcgagcgcctctcaagttgCCTTGCTGGGGGTCCGGTGCGCATAGGCTCGtgcaaacctgaacatttcgacgaacattgcgccgaaatGCAGAATCGCGCCGTTCGGCTCGCCGAAACGactgtcgattttgcgtttcgttcgctgttcggcgcaaagttcgtcgaaatgttcaggtctgtagacgccccggggaaaaaaaaaaaacaaattgccgcccctttttaagcactaagcaccgcgctgaacaaaatgaccttttttctttttttttcagcaaaattgtctggcaagggtagtccgAAATGTTCTATTGATCGAATATTtaacacatcaatatttttctcacacttacagccaaagccaaaatggcgcccttaaattttggcgccccgggttgtcccccccccctagagcgggccctgtgTACGAGCCTCATGGATTAGAAAAACGTGGCAGTATCCATACTAAACGTTCGCCGccggcaagtatgaatagaCCCTAATAATTCGCCCCGTCCATCCTCCCGGCCAGCTTGCCCCCGCTCTGGCGACGCTTCCTGGCTTCGTTTCCTCTTTCGATCCCTCTGTCGAGGTTTCTCCTTTCCCCTTTCTCCGTACGCTCTCAGACTTCCCGAGTTAtttcctccctccctccccgcaCGGTGAGTCTCTTTCGCGCGCGCGAACCACCCCGGAAAGCCTCCCCTTGGCTGGTTCGCGGCGTTCATCCCCTCCAGTCGCGATCTCCTCACGGTTAGAGTTCGTTCTCTCTCGGATAGAGTCTTCCACCCTCTGCGCTCTGACCACCCAGTCGaaaccatctctctctctctccctctctctctctggcattCTCTTCGTGCCTGGTTCCTCcgtagcggcgcggcgcgctggAGCCCGGTGGTCGCGCTGTCTGTCGCCGACAGAGTGTGCAAGCGCGCGACTCAGTCCGGTTGCCTACCTCGGGCGCTGTTGACAGCCAGGTCTCGCTTCTGACAgcgtgagcgcgcgcgcgcgcgtcccaCGCCAACCCTTTCTTTTTTCCCGATGCCAGAGCTGCGTTACCGTGTTCTCGACGGAGTGGTAGGCGCGAGAGAGCGCATCCTCCGCGGGCCAGTCGGCTAGTCGGGTAGTCGGGTAGTCGGGGGTAGACGGGTAGTTGGGTAGCGCGCGTAACCGGCCGCCGAGTATCGCGAATCGGCTGCTGGATTCTTCGGTAGCGGACCGACGAATCAGTCGAATCGCATCGAACCTCTCCGGTCGGCATCCCGGTTGCAATAGTGAACGTGCGGTGTTGTTTGTTCGCTATGCGATACGGGTGTCGTCGCGACGACACCACCAAGTCGAAGCCGAAGCCGGAGCCGAGGAGCAGCCAAGGCAGTTTCTTCACCGCGGACGCGATCATGACGAACGAGCGTCGAACGACGAATCGAGCGACGAGATCATGCTGGTGAACGAGCCTGCCGCGAGAACCCGTGGCAAACGGCGAAGAAAACAACAGAGCTGGCATGAACGGCCAGGAGAGGACAGTCCTTCCGACGACGCTCGCGGCAATGGTCATAGAAGCGACCCAACCGACCACCGTTAAGATCGCGCGACCCTGCCTGTCCTCTCGTTCGAGATTATTTCAGAGTACGGACTATTAGTTGCGCTGGTTCCCGCTCGAGATTGTACCTTGTGCTGTACGCGACGATGTGCGTGCCCGATTGACGGTGTACCGAGACCTCGAGAGAGCCCGCGTCGCCGCCTGAAAGGTCAGTACGACGAGCCGCCGACGTCCTCGACATCCCCAACGCGACATCCCGTCGATAtctcgtcgacgtcgacgtcgcgtcgtcggatTCCATGGGATGGCCGAGTGTGTCACGTGCGCGTCCGCCAACCGTTGACAACGctaacgaaatatttttcttgtatCTGGAAGCAGGTTGGGGGTGGAGGGAGAGGGGTTGTTTTCTCGCTAAGGGGATAGTTTTCGTCGGTTTCCTCGTCATCGTTCGTTTCAACTCAGCTGGAGAGGCCTTCTTCGTGGTCTCCGGTGTCGGTTCGGTTAGGTTCCGGGGATACCAGATTTCCCTCGGCGTTCGATCGTTCTTACGACGTCGAGAACATGAGAACGAGTGACGCGGCTACGGGCCCGATCGCGTCCGACCAGGCTCTCCCAACGAATATCGGCTAGAGGTCGATGACGAACTCGATGTCGATGTCGAAGTCGATGTCGATGTCGACGTCGACGAGGCGAGGCGGGGCCGTGACAGTGCTAGCAAGACGGCGAAATAAATCCACGGGATGAGAAACGAGGCCGAAGGAAAGCGACAATAAATTCGTTCGGGAAGGTCGGGAGGAGGATTGCATAACGTCCACCCCTCCCGCCGCCCTGCGCCACCCTTCCACCCactcgttttctctctctctctctctttgttcgTTCGTCTGTCGTTTCCCCTCCGTCAGCCAGTACCCCTCGAAACGGTAACAAACATTCGCGCCGATAGCTAATTAAATGCGACCGAGGCGCGCCGTGCGCTGCATTTCATTTTTCCGGGAACGCTAGGAGGGAAAAACAACGGTTCCCCGTTACGATTTTTGCGCGAGCGAACTCCAACGTAATTTCCACTTAGAACCCGGTCGATTTTCCGAGGGCGACCTCGCGATTCGCTTCGGTTTTCGTCTTCGCCGTCGCTTTTTCACTCGGGTTCGTCGGGAAATTCAAAATCTGCGCGattaagttaaccctttgcactctgaattgtatttcaatttcgttACCAGCAGCTCCCGACGATCTATTTGTTTGGACATGAAATAATGTCGAGTGGAACTCGACAATGGAGCTCCTCAGACAAAAACTAATGTCGAGGCACACTTGACgtaggagtgcaaagggttaatacgacACGCGGTGCGTCTCGCGTTGGTTTCCCATGTTCACGAAATGTCCCAGTGTGTCCGATCGTTGCACGCACTTTGGACTAACAATAAGTCGAGTCTCCTATCAAACGCGTCGAGTCGTTTCTTCGCGAAACTTTGATAAACATGAATGAATCGGGTGCGTTTCGACGACAAAGATCTTCCGCCTCGCGGTGCATGGTCGATGCGACGATCAATTCGAAAAACGCGAAACGAAGTGGAGTTATTAGATGCGCCACTGTTGTCTGTTGTCTTCTAGATTTTCGGTAAATATCGCTGCTTCCACGGTTTTCGATTGTCTTAACATTAGAATTACCGtacaataaatgcgactgacgtatatcgttttgtaacagtgacaagactttGCCTATTCAGACTTTTATCGTAATACACATACGATAAAAGTACCATACCACTTTTATCGtaatatgtgcttgaatgaagaggttcattaaaaaatttccgatgagaacatttttacagtttcagtgattgtgaaagaaaaagttaggaaccagtcatttcgactggtccggtagtcctagtgttaaccccttgcactcgaagccattttaattccaaaacgaaacatttctttccacctagaatatttcctttctatatatatacatattttgtgttatacatacgaaaatagtgcaatttacttgtacaatactgaagcgtTCGGTAATTCATTGAAcacaaacaaatgtaaaaatgtaaaagatattttggataacgacacagcaatttttagtggcgccttgcagtcgcggttcgagtgctaagggttaaatatagGATCTCCGCTTTGTCAACGATGATTATCTTTCAAACATTTCTATACATTTGACGACATTGGTTTTCGGCCGAAACGCAAACATTCGTTCGCAAACAGTCTGGGAACAGCTTGGAAACAGTCGTCTTGAAGGAATTTTGCATGCATCCTGTCGCGGTTCCGCAACCTTTCCGCGTCTCTCTTTCCTCGTCTCCGTGGTTGTTTTCGTCTTTCCCGGTCTGCACTCGTCTCGCGTTACCGGAGGTATTTAATTAGAAGAGACCGCGACCTATTCTCCCTATTCTCTCCGCGAAAGCATCCGCGAAGGTATTCGCGGTGTCGTTTAATTCACCGGACAAGGTCAACCTCCTTTGTCGCCGGTGCCGTTCTTTTTTCCCAGAAAAACCAGAAAAGGAAAAACGAACCTGGAGAATCGATCTCTTTCGGTCTTTTCCATCGGCATTGCGCGAATCGAACGAACCCGCGAGTTAAAGTGCAACCGGAAAAATTCGTGATCGATCAACGATCAGACATCGTGAAAGCCCGTAACGATAACGATTAGTTCGCGAGAGTCTTTTGTCGCTGATTACACTCGGTCCGAGTCCGCAGGGTCTGGGTTAAGTAAACGGGTCTGTTCCGTAGTTGTTCCATTCCTGTCCGGGGTCGTACCAACAAGGTTCCCCCCATCGAGTAACAAACTAACTCTGTTAGGGTCGAGGGAAGCTCGACAACCCCTCCCAAGCcccgcgtcgcgcgtcgcgccgCATCGTCCGATCACTATCTCGATCGATCTCTCGGCGTCGAGGTCTTCCTCCACGAGGACATTCGCAGATATTCGAATCGTTTCGCGATCGACAACGCTGTGAAAACCTTGGGCACACTTCGATCTTCTCGAAGGTGCTTCTTTTTCGTACGCTCGTATGCGTCATACGTTTTTCACACGCGTACGTCTTTTTCCTGATCGTTAACACGGgaactagtgttcctgatttctcaacgtTTTTCATTTCTCCAGAAATGAGAAAgaagtatttctcgagaatttttaatgaaataaaaaaatattgggaaacttttgccaaacttttataaagtggaacattacgcttttgttttgaaatgacttcttaagaagcataatatgcgtctaatgtagaatcagacaatctacttctttttcttttgtaacaaaatctgtagccgtagaaataTTTCTTTGATTTTGTGTGGacgttggctttatcgtatacagacattcaaaagttgctgaagattgggtgtctttTTGTCAGTGGACTCAGAAATTTGGAACTCCTTTGTtggagtccggaatttattttcttctgccgctaaactcgtgacactaaattcttgaaggctgtctgcaatttctaactgtttttccagtgatagttcctcattctgagaatctgaaagtttttcactatttttataagaatcattgtcatattttccaaaaagtctgtttagaatttgttttgccattttatacatatctgccttggatgttaaatcaaaaaatgtatcttctgaatctttttgcagagattctggattatgcagatatttcatgaggcatacaacaatcttgtctcttcttttagatacttcttctttaataacaacaagaaactcattactcgattcagtattcagtttttctaaagttttaaataagaattcaagagaatttaagaatttatatgttataaaataaatgagattcgttagaattttcctagatttaaatttctcgagaaatactggaatttatcgagaaatgagaaataatcaattatacaaTTTCAcaagaaa from Halictus rubicundus isolate RS-2024b chromosome 2, iyHalRubi1_principal, whole genome shotgun sequence carries:
- the Sinu gene encoding claudin family member sinuous, producing MKKRSLSGNIGVGVYTVAFVCVCVAFGTPAWLVSDHRITGAKLDKLGLWTHCFRSLPNPQEMDAPRRFFVGCRWVYDPFTAGYSDIRGFLLPPFMIATQFFFTVCFQLSLISLVLILLFTLCCDPEQKRYIQLIFTIGCLLLVGGISGGLAVIIFACLGNTEGWMPGQANNFFGWSFVIAAVGSILTIIAGVLFLVEATVQRKKREYLKESQTRFELESRT
- the Pck gene encoding claudin superfamily protein pickel, which gives rise to MSVDKQEYHRASNAVVFGGLVTYIAGLLLVMAFTSPYWIESYRETFSSFKHMGLWEYCFKEFRYPYYQFDKQFDGCHHIFSEEYYVIREWLLPVWLLVVQTFVTVALLLSFSAQVMIALILVRWPLKFVLNNEWVLSASAFLCCAGAGTLLFLAVSIFGGQCWRRDWLMYPNFNHLSWSYALAVVSFMFHWLAAFFLYLDAKAGQSMRRQSRNLVMQMQPNTQSHQGLHRGGYI